In Helianthus annuus cultivar XRQ/B chromosome 3, HanXRQr2.0-SUNRISE, whole genome shotgun sequence, a single window of DNA contains:
- the LOC110932436 gene encoding protein FAR1-RELATED SEQUENCE 5-like, whose protein sequence is MSGLMRTSSRSESENHFFGQFCNPNCTLVEFLGHFDSVIEAQRHEHRKNDHDTRHTNPQIFAKEFVLEQQATNIYTRTIFFDAQLEIQTAIHKCAVGKWEDREDNFVNFSVKDFFSNVYYIFLGYDAAARHDR, encoded by the exons ATGTCTGGGCTGATGCGTACCTCATCACGTTCGGAGAGTGAGAACCATTTCTTTGGGCAGTTTTGCAACCCGAATTGTACGCTTGTTGAATTCTTGGGGCATTTTGATTCTGTAATTGAAGCCCAAAGACACGAGCACAGGAAGAATGATCACGATACTAGGCACACGAACCCCCAAATATTTGCAAAAGAGTTTGTCTTAGAGCAACAGGCGACAAACATATACACACGGACAATTTTCTTTGATGCGCAACTTGAAATTCAGACAGCCATTCACAAGTGTGCTGTTGGAAAATGGGAGGATAGAGAGGATAACTTTGTGAACTTCTCTGTGAAGGACTTTTTCTCAAACGTGTACTACATTTTTTTAG GTTATGATGCGGCAGCTAGACATGACCGTTAG
- the LOC110932437 gene encoding protein FAR1-RELATED SEQUENCE 5-like has translation MVRMLKRGVPSIRTGCEACIRVKLITPDNLYVVYYFEESHNHSFVAKDDRYLLPENRSMNYVQEEAVNALSAINVGPVRAFNIMRTLYGGFDKVGATKVDFKNFKRDLNRYIAEYDADMVIKRLRRKKEFMPNFSMEYLTTAEGVLRALFWADGDTKRNFNIFGDVVSFDATYRRNKYNMMFIPFTGVDNHYRNVTLGAAIIGDETAETYSWLLNAFRQAFGRAPSVIVTDQDPAMRKAIQDTWPESRHRLCMWHIMEKLTTKVGANLCNSTDFKKRLCDIVWTNALLPEQFENEWGVILADFDLLNHE, from the exons ATGGTTCGTATGCTCAAAAGAGG GGTTCCTTCTATAAGGACCGGATGTGAAGCGTGCATTCGGGTTAAGTTAATAACCCCGGATAATCTTTACGTGGTTTATTACTTCGAGGAGTCGCATAATCACTCATTTGTTGCTAAAGATGACAGGTACTTGCTTCCTGAAAACAGATCTATGAATTACGTACAGGAAGAAGCCGTGAATGCTTTGAGTGCCATAAACGTTGGTCCAGTTAGAGCGTTTAACATTATGAGGACTCTTTATGGAGGTTTTGATAAGGTAGGCGCAACTAAAGTTGACTTCAAAAACTTCAAGAGAGACTTAAATAGGTATATAGCTGAGTACGATGCTGACATGGTTATCAAACGCCTAAGAAGGAAGAAAGAATTTATGCCCAATTTCTCTATGGAATACCTTACAACTGCCGAGGGCGTTTTACGTGCGTTGTTCTGGGCCGATGGTGATACAAAGAGaaattttaatatttttgggGATGTTGTGTCGTTCGATGCTACTTATCGTCGTAACAA gtACAATATGATGTTTATACCTTTTACCGGCGTTGACAATCACTATCGTAATGTTACCTTGGGTGCTGCGATTATAGGGGATGAAACTGCCGAAACATATAGCTGGTTGCTTAACGCATTTCGGCAGGCGTTTGGGCGCGCACCATCTGTGATTGTAACTGATCAAGACCCAGCGATGAGGAAAGCTATTCAAGATACTTGGCCTGAAAGTAGGCACAGGCTTTGCATGTGGCATATAATGGAGAAACTTACTACCAAA GTTGGCGCCAACCTATGCAATAGCACTGATTTTAAGAAGAGGTTGTGTGATATTGTTTGGACCAATGCCTTACTGCCAGAACAGTTTGAAAATGAATGGGGTGTTATATTGGCTGATTTTGATTTGCTGAATCATGAATGA